The Chryseobacterium sp. G0186 genome includes the window ATTCCCAACAATATACATTCATAAAATTGACAATATAATAGCAACAGCAAGAAGTAACAAGATAGCTGTTTTATTAGGGCTTCAGGAAATTCCACAGCTTCGACAGTTTTATAAAAAGGAAGTCGCGGATACTATTTCAGCGATTGTCGGAAATGTTCTTTCCGGTTCTGTAAGAAATAAAAATACCTTGGATTGGCTTGAAAAATTGTTCGGAAAAATTAAACAAAAGTCTTACTCCCAATCTATTTCGCAGCAAGGAACATCGACCAGCATCAATGAAAAAATGGACTTTATGATTCCTGCAGGAAAAATTGCTGCACTCAAAACCGGTGAAATGGTTGGAATGATTGCGCAAGGAGAAGAGAACAGTAGTGAGGAATATAAAACTTCTGCAATAAGAGGAAAAATCAATCTTGATATGAAAGCTATCAAGGAGGAAGAACAAAACTATGTAGCTATGCCTAATTACTATTCATTCGTCGATAAAAAGGGCAATAATCGTAAAGAAGAAGTTCTGATGACCAATTTTAGAAAAATAAATAGAGAGGTGGAACTCATCGTAAACGAAAATATTAAAGATTAATACAGTGGGATTAAAAATGAAAAATATAATAACAGTGCTGTTTTTAGGTTGCTATTCGTTGGTTTTTACACAGTTCAATACACTGACTCCTAAAAAGGTTACATCCAACGAGATTCTTAAAGAACAACAAAGTTTTCAGAAGCAATCTACCTTCAAAATAGAAAAGGAGCAAAAAAGCATTATTAACAGACTTTTCAATGCTCCAACTAAAAAAAATCTGAAAAAGGAGATTGATTCTCTGAAGACATTAATGCTTCGTTACAATGTATCAAGAATTGAGGAAAGTAAGGCAGACTCAAAAATCGATAATGACTCACTCTTACAAAACTATAAAAAGCAATCAACAAATCTGGAAAATTCAAATACAGAAAAGCGTATTAAAAAGTTTGATTTCGTTAATGAAGAGGAATCTATCTCAAAAATAAGTATGCCACTTAACAATAGGATGATGGTTACTTCTCCTTTCGGATGGCGGGTTCATCCTATTTTTGGAGCTAATAAATTACACAACGGTGCAGATTTTAAAGCCAACTATGAAAATGTATATGCTGTTTTAGATGGAGTTGTAATTGCATCGGGTTGGGATTTAGGTGGAGGAGGGAATTATATTAAAATCAGGCATTCTAATTCATTTATAACCTCATATCTCCACCTTTCAGAAATGTATTACAAAGCTGGAGAATTTGTAAAAGCCGGATTCATCATTGCAAAAAGTGGGAATACCGGAAATTCTACCGGCGCGCATCTTCATTTTTCAGTGACAGAAAATGGAAAATACATTAACCCCATCCGATTTCTAAATGATCTTATTAATGCCAATAATTTAATTGCCAACTACTATGAATCACGAGCAAACTCATACAACCAACATTAAACTTCTAAACATTATGCAAAATCACAATTTACCAACGGACGAACTTAAAAACTTTGGAATTATCAATGACGATTTTACATTTTCCAAAAAGCTAAGCGAAGATGATATTCAGAAATTTCTTCAAGGATATACCATCGTTGCCGACAATGATAAGAATAGAGCCACTTTTCAGCTCACAGAAGATAATACAAAACTGAAGGTCATCTTTCTTGAACGAGATAAAAGCCTAACTAAACTTCTTGAAAATAGTAAAGAGAAAGTTCAATATACGGACATTAAAGAGCTTTCAAATGAATTTCCTTCACTTGAAAAGAAGGCTTTTGTATTCGATAGTGAAACAGGAAAAGTTGTAGAGTTTGATTTCATCAAAAATGCGACAGAGCTTACTGCTATCATTGCTGATAAAAAGGATGCGCAGGAACTTAATCGTTATAAAAACGAATTGCTAAAACTTAAAGGCTTTCTACAAGATAAAGTCGACCAATATCCTGAAATAGCAAAGGAAATCACAAACGATGTAAACATTGTTTCGAGAGAGATTGACGCTGTAAGTCACATTACTGAAACTGAAAAACAACTTTCAAAAGGAGGTGATTCAGATATTCAACTGAATGTGAATGATAGAGATATGTATGAAGATGCTAACAGAAACAGGAAGGAGCAGGAAGAACAATCTGAGGAACAGGAGAAAAGAAGAGGATTCAGAAGATAAAATCTCAAATAATTAAAAATTGTGGAGAATAAATTATCCTGGTTCGACAGAGTGATTACTCCAAAAACCAAAACTTATAAAGATTTTGAAAAAGAAATAAAAAATACAGCTCCCGAAAATTTTTTTAGAGATGGAGAAAGAAGGTTTTCCAATCAGGAAAAAAGATTTATGCAAATCTATAAATCCAGAGAAAGTCAAATGATTCAGGGATCTGCTTTTACTGTGAATTCCATTTTTAATTCAGATAGTAAAGCATTGATTAAAACAAACTTTAAAAGCTTTAGTGAAGCTGTAAGATTCCTTGATAAACAGAGAATCGATGACAGATTTTTAATAGTACAAGATAATACTTCCTTTAAAGAAGTAACTATTAGCGATGAAGCTTCAAAGCAAAAATTTCTTTCAGATTCTTGGGCAAAAGAATTGGAGAAAAGAACAGATTTAAGTTTGGGGATGACCAATACACAAATTGATGAACAACAGGCCCACCATTACCGGAATTATGAGATTGAAGCAGGAAAATTGGGAATAGAAATTAATCCACTCACTGAGGAACTTCACAAGAGCTGGGAAAATAGTAGTCAACTTGATTGGGAAGAAGACAGTTTCGAATTTGATGACCTGTTTTCAAAAGATGACTTTGATGAAAGTTTGGTTCCTGCATCTGGTCTTCCTGAAGGATGGATTTGGCGCGAGTACGATGATGGGAGCGGTTCTCTGAAAAGTCCAACTGGTAATATTTATTATAGTTATGATATACAAACCCAAGAATATAAGTCATCCTCATTTGGCAATGGTTGGACTGATATGAAAGATCTTTATGATCGACCGAAAAGTTTGAACGAATTCAAAACCTATGTGGAAAATGACCTGAAGGGAAAAGCACCTCAAAATAATCTTACCCCTAAGCTTTCTGAAGATGAAAAAAATAATCTGCTCAATTACGTACTTATTAATAAAGAAAATGAATTTATCCTAGAAAATCTGCACTTAACAGATAAGCAAAGAAAGAGTTTTTCAGAAAAAGTAGAATTTGGAACGACGGAGGGAGATTACACATTAACAAATAAACAATTAGAGAAAATTCCGGATGTACTTGACGGACATCACTTATCAAAGAATGATAAATACGCCTTGGCTTTTGGCTTATTGGAAAGACAAGGGAATGGCGAATCCTATAAATTATTACAAAATGGAGAAATTTTAAAAACTTATCTCGATGAAGATAACTTATCAATATTCAGAATATTAACAGTCAATGATATAAATTTTAACAATCAAAACCCAAATATTATGGAAAAACAACAAGACTTTGACCAAGTAAAATATCTTAAAGACCAAATGAAATATCTCGGTTTTGGAGAAGAGGAAAAACTTCACAAAGATTTAGAAAAAGGTATCAACTCAAAAAAGCAAGAGTTTGAAATTAAGACTAGCTCAGATAAAACCTTACCCGCAAATAAGGTTGATTTTATATTAAAATTCAATAAAAGTGAAAGCGGAGGTGTTTTTCTTAATTCCTACAATGCAAAATTGACTAATGACAAC containing:
- a CDS encoding M23 family metallopeptidase, producing the protein MKNIITVLFLGCYSLVFTQFNTLTPKKVTSNEILKEQQSFQKQSTFKIEKEQKSIINRLFNAPTKKNLKKEIDSLKTLMLRYNVSRIEESKADSKIDNDSLLQNYKKQSTNLENSNTEKRIKKFDFVNEEESISKISMPLNNRMMVTSPFGWRVHPIFGANKLHNGADFKANYENVYAVLDGVVIASGWDLGGGGNYIKIRHSNSFITSYLHLSEMYYKAGEFVKAGFIIAKSGNTGNSTGAHLHFSVTENGKYINPIRFLNDLINANNLIANYYESRANSYNQH